In Nitrospinota bacterium, a single window of DNA contains:
- a CDS encoding amino acid synthesis family protein — MPAEIRKTLLHVEKTLIEGNKPAKKPLILIAAVAVIKNPWFDFKNPNQFIEDLKPGILDVAPGLGEMLTSMIIKEAGSGANIEGYGKSAVVGLKGEIEHASGIIHTLRFGNFYREAVGAKSYLSFCNTRGGANAPIMIPLMDKNDAGRRSHYLTISLSIPDAPADDEIVVALGASIGGRPHHRIGDRYQDLKDLGHDLDNPASV; from the coding sequence ATGCCCGCAGAGATCAGAAAAACCCTTCTTCATGTTGAAAAAACTCTTATTGAGGGCAACAAGCCTGCAAAAAAACCATTGATTCTCATAGCTGCAGTTGCTGTCATTAAAAACCCATGGTTTGATTTCAAAAATCCAAATCAATTTATCGAGGATCTCAAACCAGGTATCTTGGATGTCGCACCAGGCCTAGGAGAAATGCTGACCTCAATGATAATTAAGGAGGCTGGATCTGGAGCAAACATAGAGGGCTATGGCAAATCTGCTGTGGTTGGGCTCAAGGGTGAAATTGAGCATGCCTCAGGCATTATTCATACGCTTCGTTTTGGAAACTTTTATCGTGAAGCAGTTGGTGCTAAATCCTACCTTTCTTTTTGTAACACTCGTGGAGGCGCTAATGCTCCAATTATGATTCCACTTATGGACAAAAATGACGCTGGAAGGCGGTCACATTACTTAACCATAAGCCTGTCTATTCCAGATGCACCAGCTGATGATGAAATTGTAGTTGCTTTAGGCGCCTCAATTGGCGGCAGGCCACATCACAGGATTGGTGATAGATACCAAGATCTTAAGGATTTAGGTCACGACTTAGATAACCCTGCA
- a CDS encoding cupin yields the protein MSWHIISYNQKNGQGSYVLKMEPGAQTVPHMHMGFEEFLMIEGELIDSDGTVFKKGEFVSFEPGSQHSSFSETGALIVVFQRGLNEAINHD from the coding sequence ATGAGTTGGCATATTATCAGCTACAATCAAAAAAATGGACAAGGAAGTTATGTATTAAAAATGGAGCCTGGTGCTCAAACTGTGCCACATATGCACATGGGCTTCGAAGAATTTTTAATGATCGAAGGTGAATTGATTGATTCAGATGGAACAGTATTTAAAAAAGGTGAATTTGTATCATTTGAGCCTGGAAGCCAGCACTCTTCATTCTCGGAGACTGGAGCATTGATTGTAGTGTTTCAAAGAGGCCTCAATGAAGCAATTAATCATGACTAA
- a CDS encoding phytanoyl-CoA dioxygenase family protein: protein MLSQSQISSFNKDGYLVVEDFLGQVERENLMNRAKEMIDDFDPSSSHSIFTTNEQERASDEYFLKSGDKIRFFFEEKAIDSDGNFTVPKQKSINKIGHAQHALDPIYKSIINGLNIPAMGRQLGMKKPRQLQSMHIFKQPNIGGEVGLHQDSTFLYTTPMSCIGFWMALEDANIENGCLQAMTGGHTLPLKKRFKLAQTGGTEFEILDESPWPDNELDLLEVKAGTLVILHGQLPHYSAENTSNKSRQAFSIHLVDDNCHYAEDNWLQSKI, encoded by the coding sequence ATGTTGTCACAAAGCCAAATTTCATCGTTTAATAAGGATGGCTATCTAGTTGTAGAGGACTTTCTTGGTCAGGTTGAAAGAGAGAATCTAATGAATCGAGCAAAAGAGATGATTGATGATTTTGATCCTTCCTCATCTCACTCCATTTTTACAACCAATGAGCAAGAAAGAGCTAGCGATGAGTACTTCTTAAAGTCAGGAGATAAAATTAGATTTTTTTTTGAAGAGAAGGCAATTGATAGTGACGGAAACTTCACTGTTCCAAAGCAAAAATCTATCAACAAGATAGGTCATGCACAGCATGCATTAGACCCAATCTATAAATCAATAATTAATGGTCTTAATATTCCAGCTATGGGAAGACAGCTTGGGATGAAAAAGCCCAGACAGCTTCAGTCTATGCATATTTTTAAGCAACCTAATATTGGAGGGGAAGTTGGACTTCACCAAGATTCAACTTTTTTATATACTACACCAATGAGCTGTATTGGATTTTGGATGGCGCTCGAAGATGCTAATATTGAAAATGGCTGCCTTCAGGCGATGACTGGAGGTCATACATTGCCCCTAAAAAAGCGTTTTAAACTCGCTCAAACAGGAGGCACAGAGTTCGAAATTTTAGATGAAAGCCCATGGCCTGATAACGAACTTGATCTTCTAGAAGTTAAAGCTGGAACGCTTGTGATACTTCATGGACAGCTACCCCATTACAGCGCTGAGAACACCTCTAATAAATCAAGACAAGCCTTTAGTATTCATCTAGTTGACGATAATTGTCACTACGCTGAAGACAATTGGTTACAATCTAAGATTTAA
- the alr gene encoding alanine racemase, with amino-acid sequence MARNCIASIDLNALKKNYLYAKSLSPQSNAIAIIKANAYGHGAVRVAQYLEGTADCYGVACSEEAVELRNSGISKTPILLLEGVFEESELNIVVEHNLWMVVCNSAQLEWVLNSQLSQKFNIFVKIDSGMGRLGFLEHESNEVINILENSPNVDKLTLMTHFSSADNTESSSTNTQIDKFNNIVDSRQNDHSLANSAALMAWNDAHSGYTRPGIMLYGSSPFPFEDKFTGLVPVMTLESTVISIKKFKAGASIGYGERYICKNDTLIGVVAIGYADGYPRSAKDGTPVFLNGGTARLAGRVSMDMITVDLKGIKDPKIGDRVELFGPNVSIDEVAQYSDTISYEIFSKITSRVYRTYVS; translated from the coding sequence ATGGCTAGGAATTGCATTGCATCAATTGATCTCAATGCACTCAAAAAAAACTATCTTTATGCTAAGTCTCTTAGCCCTCAATCAAATGCAATAGCAATTATTAAGGCGAATGCCTATGGTCACGGTGCAGTTAGGGTAGCCCAGTATCTAGAGGGTACTGCTGATTGTTATGGTGTAGCCTGCTCTGAAGAGGCTGTTGAGCTTAGAAACTCAGGAATTTCTAAAACACCTATCCTTCTTTTAGAAGGTGTCTTTGAAGAGTCTGAGTTAAATATAGTAGTTGAACATAACCTCTGGATGGTCGTATGCAACTCTGCTCAGTTAGAATGGGTTCTTAATAGCCAGCTAAGTCAAAAATTTAATATTTTTGTAAAGATTGATTCAGGCATGGGTCGACTAGGGTTTCTAGAGCATGAGTCAAATGAAGTAATCAATATTTTAGAAAACTCCCCTAATGTTGATAAGTTAACATTAATGACTCATTTTTCAAGCGCAGACAATACAGAAAGTTCTTCAACAAATACCCAAATTGATAAATTTAATAATATAGTCGACTCAAGACAGAACGATCATTCACTCGCAAATTCAGCTGCTTTGATGGCTTGGAATGATGCTCATAGTGGATACACTAGACCTGGAATCATGCTCTACGGCTCTTCACCGTTTCCGTTCGAAGACAAATTTACAGGTTTAGTACCCGTTATGACATTAGAAAGCACTGTCATATCTATTAAGAAATTCAAAGCTGGAGCTTCTATTGGTTATGGTGAAAGGTATATCTGTAAAAATGATACTTTGATTGGGGTAGTTGCTATTGGTTACGCTGACGGATATCCCAGGAGTGCAAAAGATGGAACTCCTGTGTTTCTTAATGGAGGAACAGCCAGACTAGCTGGAAGAGTTTCAATGGATATGATAACCGTTGACCTTAAGGGCATCAAAGATCCAAAAATCGGTGACCGTGTAGAGCTTTTTGGACCAAATGTCTCTATCGATGAAGTTGCTCAGTACTCGGATACGATCTCCTATGAAATTTTTTCTAAGATCACCAGTCGTGTTTATCGAACTTATGTGTCATAG
- a CDS encoding D-amino acid dehydrogenase codes for MKVVVLGAGIIGTTSAYFLAKNGHEVTVIDRQDSVSMETSHANAGCLSYGFTSPWASPGLPLNALKWALTGRSPLIINPKLSSETIKFLFRMYKNCNSLSYEINKSRMLRIASYSQKALLEIEKDFEINYEQKKQGSLQLFWDTKEIDKIAKDISILEKFNIQSKILDPEECVKVEPALKHVKNKLAGGIHFKDDFTGNCYLFSTEIYKKCLEMGVHFEFNTEINSVKLNNNEIFSVLTNKGQFKADKYVVSLGSYSKKILSNIGIEIPVYPVKGYSITMPVLSDNDAPQSTIMDEKNKIAITRLGDKIRVAGMAHLTDFNKNLREKSRESLVSGLDLIFPKSYMSSNNVNFWTGFRPCTPDGTPIIGNTPYKNLYLNTGHGTLGWTMSAGSGKLLSNLISGTDPEISTEGIEMSRYSFSNKTEFNYG; via the coding sequence GTTGTTCTAGGTGCAGGTATCATTGGCACAACTTCAGCCTATTTTTTAGCTAAAAATGGACATGAGGTAACTGTTATTGATAGGCAAGATAGTGTCTCCATGGAGACAAGTCATGCTAATGCAGGATGTTTGTCCTATGGGTTTACATCTCCTTGGGCATCTCCTGGTCTTCCACTCAACGCTTTAAAGTGGGCTTTGACTGGACGATCTCCTCTAATCATAAACCCAAAATTAAGTTCTGAGACCATTAAGTTTTTATTTCGAATGTATAAAAACTGTAATTCACTGAGCTACGAAATCAACAAAAGCCGCATGCTCAGAATAGCTTCATACTCACAAAAAGCGCTATTAGAGATTGAGAAAGATTTTGAAATAAATTACGAACAAAAAAAACAAGGCTCTCTTCAACTATTTTGGGATACAAAAGAGATCGACAAGATAGCAAAAGATATTTCAATTTTGGAAAAATTTAATATCCAATCCAAGATTCTTGATCCTGAAGAGTGTGTCAAAGTTGAGCCTGCTCTTAAACATGTAAAAAACAAACTCGCTGGTGGAATTCATTTTAAGGATGACTTCACAGGGAATTGCTACTTGTTTTCAACTGAAATTTATAAAAAATGCCTAGAAATGGGTGTTCATTTTGAATTCAATACAGAAATTAATTCTGTTAAATTAAATAATAATGAGATTTTTTCAGTTTTAACTAATAAAGGTCAGTTTAAGGCAGATAAATATGTAGTCTCTCTTGGAAGCTATTCTAAAAAAATTCTATCCAATATCGGTATTGAAATCCCTGTTTATCCAGTTAAAGGCTATTCAATCACAATGCCTGTTCTATCTGATAATGATGCCCCACAATCAACAATTATGGATGAAAAGAATAAAATTGCCATCACCAGACTAGGGGACAAAATTAGAGTTGCTGGCATGGCGCACTTAACTGACTTCAATAAGAACTTGAGAGAAAAATCTCGAGAATCATTGGTAAGTGGCCTTGATTTGATATTTCCAAAGAGCTATATGTCGTCTAATAATGTTAACTTTTGGACTGGATTTCGACCCTGTACTCCTGATGGAACACCAATTATTGGCAACACCCCATACAAAAATTTATACCTCAATACAGGTCATGGAACTCTCGGATGGACAATGTCAGCTGGTTCTGGCAAACTGTTATCTAATCTTATTTCAGGAACCGACCCTGAGATTTCTACTGAAGGAATTGAAATGAGTCGATACAGCTTTTCAAACAAGACAGAATTTAATTATGGCTAG